A genome region from Triticum aestivum cultivar Chinese Spring chromosome 2B, IWGSC CS RefSeq v2.1, whole genome shotgun sequence includes the following:
- the LOC123044518 gene encoding pyridoxal phosphate homeostasis protein isoform X4, translating to MRAVLARPGSAAEQSRRAAEAVRVVAIGKTKLVSLLRQLYDAGHRCFGENYVQEFVTKAPQLPEDIRWHFVGHLQSNKVKSLVGTQEGAEEMLDQGVEALQAEEHISADAGGRAGEPRIGGSADWCFYEEIGCHCLVFLCILVCF from the exons atgcgggcggTGCTGGCACGGCCGGGGAGCGCGGCGGAGCAGTccaggcgggcggcggaggcggtgcgGGTGGTGGCGATCGGGAAGACCAAGCTGGTGTCCCTGCTGCGGCAGCTCTACGACGCCGGCCACCGCTGCTTCGGTGAGAACTACGTCCAGGAGTTCGTCACCAAGGCGCCGCAG CTTCCAGAAGATATCCGGTGGCATTTCGTCGGGCACTTGCAGAGCAACAAGGTGAAATCGCTTGTAG GAACTCAGGAAGGTGCCGAGGAGATGCTGGACCAAGGCGTGGAGGCACTGCAAGCTGAAGAGCACATATCTGCAGATGCTGGAGGCCGGGCCGGTGAGCCGAGGATTGGAGGTAGCGCTGATTGGTGTTTTTATGAAGAGATAGGATGCCACTGTTTGGTGTTTTTATGCATTTTGGTTTGCTTTTAG
- the LOC123044518 gene encoding pyridoxal phosphate homeostasis protein isoform X1 produces MRAVLARPGSAAEQSRRAAEAVRVVAIGKTKLVSLLRQLYDAGHRCFGENYVQEFVTKAPQLPEDIRWHFVGHLQSNKVKSLVGLLFFAITPHLTPRIISGHCSSAAATQLAPMTPCMEQVKELRKVPRRCWTKAWRHCKLKSTYLQMLEAGPVSRGLEVALIGVFMKR; encoded by the exons atgcgggcggTGCTGGCACGGCCGGGGAGCGCGGCGGAGCAGTccaggcgggcggcggaggcggtgcgGGTGGTGGCGATCGGGAAGACCAAGCTGGTGTCCCTGCTGCGGCAGCTCTACGACGCCGGCCACCGCTGCTTCGGTGAGAACTACGTCCAGGAGTTCGTCACCAAGGCGCCGCAG CTTCCAGAAGATATCCGGTGGCATTTCGTCGGGCACTTGCAGAGCAACAAGGTGAAATCGCTTGTAG GATTGTTGTTCTTTGCCATAACACCACATCTCACTCCGCGCATCATCTCTGGACACTGCTCTTCCGCTGCTGCAACCCAGCTAGCACCAATGACGCCATGCATGGAGCAAGTCAAG GAACTCAGGAAGGTGCCGAGGAGATGCTGGACCAAGGCGTGGAGGCACTGCAAGCTGAAGAGCACATATCTGCAGATGCTGGAGGCCGGGCCGGTGAGCCGAGGATTGGAGGTAGCGCTGATTGGTGTTTTTATGAAGAGATAG
- the LOC123044518 gene encoding pyridoxal phosphate homeostasis protein isoform X7 has product MRAVLARPGSAAEQSRRAAEAVRVVAIGKTKLVSLLRQLYDAGHRCFGENYVQEFVTKAPQLPEDIRWHFVGHLQSNKVKSLELRKVPRRCWTKAWRHCKLKSTYLQMLEAGPVSRGLEVALIGVFMKR; this is encoded by the exons atgcgggcggTGCTGGCACGGCCGGGGAGCGCGGCGGAGCAGTccaggcgggcggcggaggcggtgcgGGTGGTGGCGATCGGGAAGACCAAGCTGGTGTCCCTGCTGCGGCAGCTCTACGACGCCGGCCACCGCTGCTTCGGTGAGAACTACGTCCAGGAGTTCGTCACCAAGGCGCCGCAG CTTCCAGAAGATATCCGGTGGCATTTCGTCGGGCACTTGCAGAGCAACAAGGTGAAATCGCTT GAACTCAGGAAGGTGCCGAGGAGATGCTGGACCAAGGCGTGGAGGCACTGCAAGCTGAAGAGCACATATCTGCAGATGCTGGAGGCCGGGCCGGTGAGCCGAGGATTGGAGGTAGCGCTGATTGGTGTTTTTATGAAGAGATAG
- the LOC123044518 gene encoding pyridoxal phosphate homeostasis protein isoform X3: MRAVLARPGSAAEQSRRAAEAVRVVAIGKTKLVSLLRQLYDAGHRCFGENYVQEFVTKAPQLPEDIRWHFVGHLQSNKVKSLVGFLFSSLLCYMEEDFMELRKVPRRCWTKAWRHCKLKSTYLQMLEAGPVSRGLEVALIGVFMKR, from the exons atgcgggcggTGCTGGCACGGCCGGGGAGCGCGGCGGAGCAGTccaggcgggcggcggaggcggtgcgGGTGGTGGCGATCGGGAAGACCAAGCTGGTGTCCCTGCTGCGGCAGCTCTACGACGCCGGCCACCGCTGCTTCGGTGAGAACTACGTCCAGGAGTTCGTCACCAAGGCGCCGCAG CTTCCAGAAGATATCCGGTGGCATTTCGTCGGGCACTTGCAGAGCAACAAGGTGAAATCGCTTGTAG GTTTTTTGTTTTCGTCACTCCTTTGTTATATGGAAGAAGACTTCATG GAACTCAGGAAGGTGCCGAGGAGATGCTGGACCAAGGCGTGGAGGCACTGCAAGCTGAAGAGCACATATCTGCAGATGCTGGAGGCCGGGCCGGTGAGCCGAGGATTGGAGGTAGCGCTGATTGGTGTTTTTATGAAGAGATAG
- the LOC123044518 gene encoding pyridoxal phosphate homeostasis protein isoform X2, with amino-acid sequence MRAVLARPGSAAEQSRRAAEAVRVVAIGKTKLVSLLRQLYDAGHRCFGENYVQEFVTKAPQLPEDIRWHFVGHLQSNKVKSLVGLLFFAITPHLTPRIISGHCSSAAATQLAPMTPCMEQVKVFCFRHSFVIWKKTSWNSGRCRGDAGPRRGGTAS; translated from the exons atgcgggcggTGCTGGCACGGCCGGGGAGCGCGGCGGAGCAGTccaggcgggcggcggaggcggtgcgGGTGGTGGCGATCGGGAAGACCAAGCTGGTGTCCCTGCTGCGGCAGCTCTACGACGCCGGCCACCGCTGCTTCGGTGAGAACTACGTCCAGGAGTTCGTCACCAAGGCGCCGCAG CTTCCAGAAGATATCCGGTGGCATTTCGTCGGGCACTTGCAGAGCAACAAGGTGAAATCGCTTGTAG GATTGTTGTTCTTTGCCATAACACCACATCTCACTCCGCGCATCATCTCTGGACACTGCTCTTCCGCTGCTGCAACCCAGCTAGCACCAATGACGCCATGCATGGAGCAAGTCAAG GTTTTTTGTTTTCGTCACTCCTTTGTTATATGGAAGAAGACTTCATG GAACTCAGGAAGGTGCCGAGGAGATGCTGGACCAAGGCGTGGAGGCACTGCAAGCTGA
- the LOC123044518 gene encoding pyridoxal phosphate homeostasis protein isoform X5, with protein MRAVLARPGSAAEQSRRAAEAVRVVAIGKTKLVSLLRQLYDAGHRCFGENYVQEFVTKAPQLPEDIRWHFVGHLQSNKVKSLVGLLFFAITPHLTPRIISGHCSSAAATQLAPMTPCMEQVKVFCFRHSFVIWKKTSWEVLAPI; from the exons atgcgggcggTGCTGGCACGGCCGGGGAGCGCGGCGGAGCAGTccaggcgggcggcggaggcggtgcgGGTGGTGGCGATCGGGAAGACCAAGCTGGTGTCCCTGCTGCGGCAGCTCTACGACGCCGGCCACCGCTGCTTCGGTGAGAACTACGTCCAGGAGTTCGTCACCAAGGCGCCGCAG CTTCCAGAAGATATCCGGTGGCATTTCGTCGGGCACTTGCAGAGCAACAAGGTGAAATCGCTTGTAG GATTGTTGTTCTTTGCCATAACACCACATCTCACTCCGCGCATCATCTCTGGACACTGCTCTTCCGCTGCTGCAACCCAGCTAGCACCAATGACGCCATGCATGGAGCAAGTCAAG GTTTTTTGTTTTCGTCACTCCTTTGTTATATGGAAGAAGACTTCATG GGAGGtacttgctcctatataa
- the LOC123044518 gene encoding pyridoxal phosphate homeostasis protein isoform X6, translated as MRAVLARPGSAAEQSRRAAEAVRVVAIGKTKLVSLLRQLYDAGHRCFGENYVQEFVTKAPQLPEDIRWHFVGHLQSNKVKSLVGLLFFAITPHLTPRIISGHCSSAAATQLAPMTPCMEQVKVYMERALHLWQ; from the exons atgcgggcggTGCTGGCACGGCCGGGGAGCGCGGCGGAGCAGTccaggcgggcggcggaggcggtgcgGGTGGTGGCGATCGGGAAGACCAAGCTGGTGTCCCTGCTGCGGCAGCTCTACGACGCCGGCCACCGCTGCTTCGGTGAGAACTACGTCCAGGAGTTCGTCACCAAGGCGCCGCAG CTTCCAGAAGATATCCGGTGGCATTTCGTCGGGCACTTGCAGAGCAACAAGGTGAAATCGCTTGTAG GATTGTTGTTCTTTGCCATAACACCACATCTCACTCCGCGCATCATCTCTGGACACTGCTCTTCCGCTGCTGCAACCCAGCTAGCACCAATGACGCCATGCATGGAGCAAGTCAAG GTCTATATGGAACGAGCACTCCATCTCTGGCAGTAA